The Brachyhypopomus gauderio isolate BG-103 chromosome 2, BGAUD_0.2, whole genome shotgun sequence genome contains a region encoding:
- the lyar gene encoding cell growth-regulating nucleolar protein isoform X1, translated as MVFFTCNACGESLKKAQVDKHVNVCRACRVLSCIDCGKDFLGEDYKNHVRCVSEDQKYGGKAHEAKANKGDVKQQQWIQRIQEATNKPGIEPKLKEVLSQVSSYQNIPRKKAKFQNWMKNSLKIFNPNLQDQVWEIFSANINSQQPETKPEPEKNKASYPLPPPRPPQTLQQELEEETSQKKKNKRERKEERQKKNTKKPKVYSSKEDENEKGRNGEIDSDKRQKKKRKKEVEENGEDRQHVEEKLTNQPKKLKREECEGGTNMEEDEDEEEGSSSKGKFNWRGTMKAILRQVPDEGLALKRLRKKVLAAYYSFHEDGNYKSEEELYSMFNKKLNCPRFKILKDKVRLVK; from the exons ATGGTGTTTTTTACCTGCAACGCGTGCGGCGAGTCTCTGAAGAAAGCGCAGGTGGACAAACACGTGAACGTGTGTCGGGCCTGCAGAGTTCTGTCGTGCATCGACTGTGGAAAAGACTTTTT GggggaagactacaagaacCACGTGAGGTGCGTGAGTGAAGACCAGAAGTACGGAGGGAAAGCGCACGAGGCCAAGGCCAACAAGGGCGACGTGAAACAGCAGCAGTGGATCCAG AGAATCCAGGAGGCCACGAATAAACCCGGGATTGAACCCAAACTGAAGGAGGTGCTCAGTCAGGTGAGCTCCTACCAGAACATCCCCAGGAAAAAGGCCAAGTTTCAG AACTGGATGAAGAACAGTTTAAAGATCTTTAACCCCAACCTACAGGACCAGGTGTGGGAGATCTTCTCAGCCAACATCAACAGC CAACAACCCGAAACCAAACCTGAGCCAGAGAAGAACAAAGCGTCctatcctcttcctcctcctcgtcctcctcagaCCTTGCAGCAGGAGTTAGAGGAAGAAACCAGCCAGAAGAAAAAGAACAAGcgtgagagaaaagaggagcgACAGAAAAAGAACACCAAGAAGCCAAAAGTGTACAGCAGCAAGGAAGATGAGAACGAAAAAGGGAGGAATGGTGAGATTGACtctgacaaacggcagaagaagaaaaggaagaaagaggtggaggagaatggAGAGGACAGACAACATGTGGAGGAAAAACTGACAAACCAACCGAAAAAGCTCAAAAGAGAGGAATGTGAAG GAGGCACAAAcatggaggaagatgaggatgaggaggaaggcTCCAGTAGTAAAG GAAAGTTTAACTGGAGGGGCACAATGAAAGCAATTCTACGACAAGTACCAGACGAAGGTCTCGCTCTCAAGAGGCTCCGAAAGAAG gttttAGCAGCATATTATTCATTCCACGAAGATGGGAACTATAAATCAGAAGAGGAGCTTTATTCTATGTTCAACAAGAAGTTGAATTGTCCCAGGTTTAAGATCCTGAAAGACAAAGTCAGACTGGTTAAATAA
- the lyar gene encoding cell growth-regulating nucleolar protein isoform X2, which yields MVFFTCNACGESLKKAQVDKHVNVCRACRVLSCIDCGKDFLGEDYKNHVRCVSEDQKYGGKAHEAKANKGDVKQQQWIQRIQEATNKPGIEPKLKEVLSQVSSYQNIPRKKAKFQDQVWEIFSANINSQQPETKPEPEKNKASYPLPPPRPPQTLQQELEEETSQKKKNKRERKEERQKKNTKKPKVYSSKEDENEKGRNGEIDSDKRQKKKRKKEVEENGEDRQHVEEKLTNQPKKLKREECEGGTNMEEDEDEEEGSSSKGKFNWRGTMKAILRQVPDEGLALKRLRKKVLAAYYSFHEDGNYKSEEELYSMFNKKLNCPRFKILKDKVRLVK from the exons ATGGTGTTTTTTACCTGCAACGCGTGCGGCGAGTCTCTGAAGAAAGCGCAGGTGGACAAACACGTGAACGTGTGTCGGGCCTGCAGAGTTCTGTCGTGCATCGACTGTGGAAAAGACTTTTT GggggaagactacaagaacCACGTGAGGTGCGTGAGTGAAGACCAGAAGTACGGAGGGAAAGCGCACGAGGCCAAGGCCAACAAGGGCGACGTGAAACAGCAGCAGTGGATCCAG AGAATCCAGGAGGCCACGAATAAACCCGGGATTGAACCCAAACTGAAGGAGGTGCTCAGTCAGGTGAGCTCCTACCAGAACATCCCCAGGAAAAAGGCCAAGTTTCAG GACCAGGTGTGGGAGATCTTCTCAGCCAACATCAACAGC CAACAACCCGAAACCAAACCTGAGCCAGAGAAGAACAAAGCGTCctatcctcttcctcctcctcgtcctcctcagaCCTTGCAGCAGGAGTTAGAGGAAGAAACCAGCCAGAAGAAAAAGAACAAGcgtgagagaaaagaggagcgACAGAAAAAGAACACCAAGAAGCCAAAAGTGTACAGCAGCAAGGAAGATGAGAACGAAAAAGGGAGGAATGGTGAGATTGACtctgacaaacggcagaagaagaaaaggaagaaagaggtggaggagaatggAGAGGACAGACAACATGTGGAGGAAAAACTGACAAACCAACCGAAAAAGCTCAAAAGAGAGGAATGTGAAG GAGGCACAAAcatggaggaagatgaggatgaggaggaaggcTCCAGTAGTAAAG GAAAGTTTAACTGGAGGGGCACAATGAAAGCAATTCTACGACAAGTACCAGACGAAGGTCTCGCTCTCAAGAGGCTCCGAAAGAAG gttttAGCAGCATATTATTCATTCCACGAAGATGGGAACTATAAATCAGAAGAGGAGCTTTATTCTATGTTCAACAAGAAGTTGAATTGTCCCAGGTTTAAGATCCTGAAAGACAAAGTCAGACTGGTTAAATAA